One Glycine max cultivar Williams 82 chromosome 1, Glycine_max_v4.0, whole genome shotgun sequence genomic window, AAACCCTTACCCCTGAAACCTCACTCTCCGAAATGCCATGCTTTCTCCTCCCCCCACCTAACCCCACTTTCTCCATTCCATCTGGGTATTCCCCGAATTGCAAAAAGCCATGGTCTTTGCCAAAATCGCATCACTCGTCGCCCCCAATTCACATTCCCTCCCCCACCCCCTTTCTCTCCAGGATCTCTCCTCGTACCACCGCCACCTCGAACCACCCCTCCAAGGCGGAACAACCTCGTCCTCACGCAACAAATGCCTCAGACTCTCACTCTACCTCGCCACCTTCCTGTTCCTAACTtacctcctcttcctcctcctctacTCCTACTGGGCCCACGCTTCCTCCGCCAAGTACTACGTTGTCCTCGACTGCGGCAGCACCGGCACCCGCGTCTACGTCTACCGCGCCTCCGTCCGCTTCAACCGCCACACCACTCTCCCAATCGCCATCACCTCCCTGAGAAACCCCTCCCACAAGAAGCCTCCCACCGGCCGCGCCTACGATCGAATCGAAACCGAACCCGGTATCGATAAATTAGTAAACAACGTGTCTGGTTTGAACAATGCACTGAAACCTTTGCTCAGGTGGGCCAAGAAGCAGATACCAGTGCGTGCTCACAAGTCTACATTTTTGTTCCTTTATGCCACTGCTGGTGTTAGGAGGCTTCCTGTTAGTGATTCTCGGTGGCTGCTTGATAATGCTTGGTCTGTGCTTAAAGACTCTCCCTTTGTGTGCCAAAGGGATTGGGTTAAGACTATTTTGGGTCCCGAAGAGGCTTATTTTGGGTGGATAGCTCTTAATTATGATAGTGGCATTTTGGGGGTTAGGCCTAGGAAGGCTACTTATGGTGCTCTTGACTTGGGTGGCTCTTCCTTGCAGGTCACGTTTGAGAGTGATCAGCAGCTGAATAGTGAGACTAGTTTGTATGTTAGGATTGGATCTGTGAGCCATCATCTCACCGCGTATTCGCTGCCGGGGTATGGACTCAACGAGGCATTTGGTAAGTCTGTGGTGTATTTGTTTAGGAAGGAGTTTGGATTGGGTGATGTGGATGTGGGTAGTGGTGGGAATATTGAGTTGAAACATCCTTGCTTGCAGGAGGGGTATAGGGAGGAATACTTGTGTTCTCGTTGTTTGTCTAGTAAGAAAGGTGGGAATGGAGGGTTTGGAGGAACTCCATTAGTGCTTGTTGGTGCTCCCAATTGGGGGGAGTGCAGCACGCTTGCAAAAGTTGCTGTGAATTTGTCTGAGTGGTCTGATCATGGTGCTGGGCTTGATTGTGGAGCGCAGCCTTGTGCTTTGGGTGATAATCTGCCTCGCCCATATGGACACTTTTATGTGATTTCTGGATTTTATGTGGTGTATAGGTTTTTCAACTTGACTTCTGAGGCCACGCTTGACGATGTGTTGGTGAGGGGTAAGGGTTTTTGTGGAAAGAGGTGGGATGTTGCAAAGAGAAGTGTTGCTCCGCAGCCCTTTATTGAGCAGTACTGCTTCAGGGCACCCTACATTGCCTCTTTGCTGAGGGAGGGTTTGCACATTAATGATAACCAGATAACTGTTGGCTCTGGAAATATCACTTGGACACTTGGGGTTGCCTTGTTGGAAGCTGGAAAGGCGTTTTCCACTAGATTTGGGCTTCGTGACTTGGAGCTTTTTCAGATGAAGATAAATCCTCTTGTTCTTGTGCCCCTTTTGTTGctttcttttattcttcttctttgtgctttATCATGTATTGGCAATTGGATGCCAAGGTTTTTCCGGAGGCAATATCTTCCCATTTCCAGGCATAACAGTGTTTCTGGTGCTTCTGTTCTCAACATACCATCTCCTTTTCGGTTCCAGCGATGGAGTCCAATGAACTCTGGTAAGCTATTTATTTACACAAATATGATTACTACTAATCCAAAAACTTATTAGGTGAACTGTCTTGTTTAAAGTTTTTTCTGAGACGCCTAGAAATTGGTCtgtttttcttgttcttttagTTTGTACTATTAAATGTGGTACATTGACCAACACCCATTTGTATATCTTGGATATTACTGTCACTTGTTTTTGTCATGTTCTCAAATTCTCAAAGCTTGCAGTCGTCACAAATGTGTATGTActcaatttttcattattatgtgGATGATTTGTGTATTTTGTAAATCATAACCAAGTTGTGCCTCAAAATAGCTTGTGAATTCTGTATATAATTTatgtgaataattattttagaactgACCTGAAAATCCAATTTACACCTGTGATATCGCAGGGGATGGAAGACTTAAGATGCCTCTGAGCCCAAAAATTGCAAGTTCACAACAAAGCCCGTTTGGTCTAGGGCATGGTCTTGACAACAACAGTGGTGGCGTCGAGCTTATGAAGTCTTCATTGTACCCATCAGCTAGTAATGTCTCACATAGTTATTCCTCAAACAGTTTAGGGCAGATGCAGTTTGACAGTGGCAACATGGGTGCCTTCTGGTCCCCACACAGAAGTCAGATGCGTCTGCAGAGTAGGAGATCACAGTCTCGAGAAGacctgaattcctcattggctGAAGTTCATCTGGTGAAGCCGTGAAGGTTTAAGGCAATGTCTTCTGAAAACATTGgtatgattaaattaatatctttttctaaaattacatCCTTTTAATAGACTAATCTTTCCTTTGATTTTTGCTTTGCTTTATCAAAGTTTTCACGGGAATTCTCTGTAACATACTAAATCTGTAGGATTcaccgaaaaaaaaaatattaacatctgTAGGTAAGTAATAGTAAAGCAAACACAAatctttttgttgatttttttctgTATTTAATTGAAGATTTCCACATTTTCCCTAAGTTTGTAAATTTTAGACTGCCTTGTACATAGCAACAAATGTCATGATTGGATGTGAGTTGTAGGCCAATAAAATTTCAGTGCCCAAGATGAAATTTTTCTGGGCATTGAGTCTAAACATCTTGTCATTGTACTGTCATCAGTAATGATGCTTCTACTAGCTAAAGGGATATCTGAGagtctttctattttatttttgttccccCTCTAACTGCAAACTGTAAAAGATTTCTGTCCTAGCATTTCAGAGATTTTTGTCATGGAGATGACTGTAGCTAAAGGTGAAGCCAGATCAATTGATTAATGAATTTGCATCTCCTGGAGATCACTTCTAAACTGGATTGCTCCACGAGTTGCATAGCACAAACAAACACAATCTAGGCATCGGCTCATCTCGCCCGTAGTGGCTTCTTGATGTCAGCATGTTCTGCCTCAGCGATTTAGTTTTTCTGGTGCCACTAACCCTTCAGAAGCTAAGTCAAGCATCTAAGACTAACAAGCAGAAGAAAGGATGTATTTCATAACATTGAGACTGTTCCTATACCATTCTTTAGACTCATTAACTGCCATTATTATAGAGAATGTCTTATTGTTTCATAGGTGACTcatgatgagttggaaaatcaATTAGAAAAGATGAACATCACGGAGAAGTTGTTACATAGCACAATCCCTCACatcttataagttaaaaaagCTACTGAATTGACTTCACATGTTTTAAGTTACTGCATTGATTTCTCAAAAAATGTATGTCATGCGATTTTCTAGGTGGTTAAACAAGTCGGATCAAACCAAACACCTAAGCTCAAGCTTggcttccataaaaaaaattatattcaagtTTAACTCGTTTGTAGTTTATATAAAATTGGACggcttttttaaaaatgatgtttCAATTTGGTttgtttatcatatttttttatttttcaaatatattctaaatttttttaagtttacaattattatatttaatagatattttttatatgtaataaaagaaaaaaaatagaataaagaatatttaaaaataatatatatacatatatgtgtgtgtatatatataataacttttaagaaaaattataatttatttattagaataaaCCAACTTGATAAGCATTCCACAACTGTGTGTTAGATAAAACTAGCATATGGCTACTTCAAAATTTAGAAGTTATAAATTAGGAGTTGTAAAACTGAAAATTTATTAGTTGATTGAACGGAAAGAGTTTGGTAAGAATAGTTAATAAGCTAGCTaatgaatataaaatgatataaaaggttctatttaattatttgagataaaaaggaatttcaaataaaaaaacaaaaaagtcaaTACTTTATAAGCTAACTTATTTTCATAAGTTAGTTGAAGTAACTTatgaaaatgttattaaaataaacttggGTACTAAATAAGTTTGGGTTAAattaacttatcaaaattgatgcttaatatattgtttatgaatttaacgttataaaaaaacaatgtgCACAATTAAGATAAATGATATTGGGTATTTATctattatgattttatatttattatttctttatcgACTCgccttttaatatatttctagATCTATCATGCCAAAAATGGAGTTCAATTTGATCGTTGAAGAATTTTTCTTGTCTAATAGAGATCATGCACAATTCATGATATTCTTCATTTGTCACACAAGTAGGTGACTATACATGGAGAATTCCATTTATAGTGTATTTGGTTTGATGGTGAAATATTATGGTAAAATCaccacaaaaataattatttgttgctTTAAACAATTATGGTGAGTTCGTATCAAATCAAACATCTGCTTAGTCTTTTTAAATTGTTCTCAACTTCCATGCTCTAAATACAAGGCTTAACTCTATCATATCAtatgtatttataatatataaattctgAGACACAAGCTCTGACATTGCCATCTTCGATTTTCAGAAAACAGAGATTCTTCCATTTCATCCTTTTTGCTTACGTGGCACACTCTTCTCATTTCACCATTTCAAATTCTGAGACACGGGTTACTCAGGCTGTTATTAAACTGTCATTAAAAGTGTTCCATATCAGTCTCCCAAGGCGTTTAAAGTCTGAAACAAATGCTACTTATCAATTACTAAATTgtcaataactttttaaaattaattgggtTGACATTGCTCAACAGTTACTGCATTCTCTTCTTCAATCCGTTTTGCAACATAGTACCATTTGTTCATATATGTTATCACTGAGGTTTGAAAACAGCTATGTGAATTTTGTTTATGGTTTTGTTGAGGTGTTGCTCTAttaaaactaatattacctTACGAATTTTGGGTATCATTGTTGTACTTGTATGGGGAAACCAAAGATATTCACATCACACCATTTAACAATTTAGTTTCAGTCACGACAAATACAAAAGTTCTCACATAATGTTTGCATATCTCTTAAAAGAAAGTGACTAAATATATATTGGCTTATAAGACGGTTTGAAAGGGATGCCACCCTTGCTAGACTTGATGTAGAGCAGACAATTTCCATATATTGTTGTTTCTACTATATTTAATCAACCTGGTTGTATTTGATAAACTCTTAGCATAGATCATCCTGTAACTAACTATATAACTATATAACTATACAAGTTAGTTACTCTTGTCACTAACTATATAAACTATAATAACTAACCATTGTAAGCTGATTCTAATTCAATGATAATCTAGCCTTCCTTTCATTCTTTTTCCTTTAGCTTTTTCTACAAGTTTCTTCTGTAAGCTTCGATATCAATGGCAGATACGAGTTCTTTGATAAACTGTtggattttatattattttggccttaaattttcaaaaaagttTATATCAGTTGTCCTGCATTTAAGAAAGAAAGTATTACCCAATTTGGATTAGCTTCTACATTATGGGagcttttcaattttaaaacctgACCAtatatcaaaattgattttaacttgtatgagaagtttgattcattttattttgtttttattcaagTTTTTGTTGAGAGATTTGTCCAAACTGATTTTATACCCTCTTTCCTCCTGTGAGAAAGTGAGGGGGTGGAGTTACATAATACATCCATcttcaaatataaatttgtgtTGAAATGTTTCATAATCTTCAACTATTCTTCACTAAGTTTCTGTAATGAAGCACATTGTTCTTACAttctatttgaattttattctcCCATGGTAAATCACGATTGTTTAAAGTCTTCATATCAGACCAAATGACAGTGCCACAAATTTCAGGTTGAAACATTAATTTTGGTTGAGGTTTAAGACTTGCCCAAGGGATTGCAAAGAGAAAATAGAATCATTGAAATAATCATGAGGCATATCTTATTCTTATTTGCATTGGATGGTCTTCACTCTACTGGTATTGTGCATAGGGATATTAAGCCACATTACATTAGTTTGTTTGAAGGTAAAGAATTTAAAGATTGCATAACTTTATCCAATGCAAAAAGATCCCTAATCCAAATTAagctcacatttttttaaaccatTGGGATCAGAGTCTCATACATTCAAAATCATTGATCTTGGAGCTGCTACAGATCTCCGAGTCGGCATCAACTACATTCCTAAGGAGTTTCTTTTGGATCCAAGGTATCTTCTTTGACATTATTAACACAAGTAGCCAACTGCCTTTGAACGTAATTCATTGATGGAAGCTTttcgtttttatttatttctatattttcaaaTCTGTCCCTTGAAGAGATTGAAATAGATATAAAAAGATACTAATATTAGATTTCGTCTACATTTGCCATATAAATGTTCTTAGttttaaatgaaaacatatACAGGTGATAGGTTGCTTCTGCATATTTGGTTTGAAAATTGAATCGCTACCAAGTGGTTCTTTTATGTTCTGGCCCCTTTTGAGGTTGCAAATCAAAATTGGAGTAATATATCAACCGTATATgtgtttaagattttttaatatttttaagtttcttGCATTCAACAGTGAAACTCTATAAGATACTTTTCTTTAAAGGTTTATGACCATGGCTACAACTTTTTATTCTAACTCAAACTTTGTAAACAGGGTTAAAATTTCCGGACCCTATCATGTTTGCAGTTGAGAACCCATCACGGATAATATCATTATTTCCTTTTTCAACAAATGtttcacaattttaaaatatattaattctgcataatttttttaaaacataattcaacGTAATATTTCCAGACCCTatcatgtttgattttttttacccaTGTAATGCG contains:
- the LOC100780726 gene encoding probable apyrase 7, translated to MVFAKIASLVAPNSHSLPHPLSLQDLSSYHRHLEPPLQGGTTSSSRNKCLRLSLYLATFLFLTYLLFLLLYSYWAHASSAKYYVVLDCGSTGTRVYVYRASVRFNRHTTLPIAITSLRNPSHKKPPTGRAYDRIETEPGIDKLVNNVSGLNNALKPLLRWAKKQIPVRAHKSTFLFLYATAGVRRLPVSDSRWLLDNAWSVLKDSPFVCQRDWVKTILGPEEAYFGWIALNYDSGILGVRPRKATYGALDLGGSSLQVTFESDQQLNSETSLYVRIGSVSHHLTAYSLPGYGLNEAFGKSVVYLFRKEFGLGDVDVGSGGNIELKHPCLQEGYREEYLCSRCLSSKKGGNGGFGGTPLVLVGAPNWGECSTLAKVAVNLSEWSDHGAGLDCGAQPCALGDNLPRPYGHFYVISGFYVVYRFFNLTSEATLDDVLVRGKGFCGKRWDVAKRSVAPQPFIEQYCFRAPYIASLLREGLHINDNQITVGSGNITWTLGVALLEAGKAFSTRFGLRDLELFQMKINPLVLVPLLLLSFILLLCALSCIGNWMPRFFRRQYLPISRHNSVSGASVLNIPSPFRFQRWSPMNSGDGRLKMPLSPKIASSQQSPFGLGHGLDNNSGGVELMKSSLYPSASNVSHSYSSNSLGQMQFDSGNMGAFWSPHRSQMRLQSRRSQSREDLNSSLAEVHLVKP